ATTAACTTAATGGCTTCACATGTCCTAAAACTGACTCTTCTCTCAACTTTCAGCATCACCCTAACAACTGAAGATTTTGTAATAGATCCTGATGGAGCCCCATGTGTATATGAAATCCATGCAAGCCGTTTTGTCCCAGTGCTCTACTCGCTGTTCTTTGTGGTCGGCTTCCTGGGCAACATGCTGGTGCTGTGGGTGATCCTGAGATGTGCTCATATGAAAAGCATGACTGACGTGTCTCTCCTGAACCTGGCCATCGCTGACCTTCTACTAATCTTCACTCTCCCCTTCCTGGCTCACCATGCTAGAGGTAGCTGGGTTTTTGGTAATGGCATGTGCAAGCTGGTCCTTGGTGTGTACTACATCGGATTTTACTCTGGCATTTTCTTTATCGTGTTGATGAGCATAGACAGATACTTGGCTATTGTCCATGCTGTGTTTGCCCTGAGAATCCGCACAAAGGCTTGTGGGATTTTAGCCAGCATGGCTATTTGGATTGCAGCTATTGCAGCATCATTTCCTGAGCTACTGTACCTTGGGGTCGAAAATAACGTGACTACAGTTTGTAGTGCTTATCCAAAGAATGATGACCACAATGATGTTAGAAGTTCAGCCTtcataaaaatgaacattttgggCCTGCTATTTCCGCTGATTATTGTGGGATTTTGCTACTCGATGGTGCTCCAGAGGCTTCAGACCCTTCGTACATCAAGAAAACTGGCCATCCGGCTTGTTGTCACGGTCATGGtggtcttcttcttctgttggACACCGTACAACATTGCAGCATTCCTCAAAGTACTGGAGCTGAAGGGAATTTTGGAGCCAGAATGTGAGCTCAGCAAAAAGATACAGCTGATGCTGCAAGCCACTGAAGCCATAGCGTACTCACACAGCTGCCTTAATCCTTTCCTCTACGTGTTTGTGGGGGAAAAGTTCAGGAGGCACCTCTCCAGGCTCCTCCTCCAGACACCATGCGTCCATGTTCAGTGTATGAAGATCTACATGACCCGGGCCGCATCATCTGTGTATTCTTCACAGACTACAAGTGTAGACGAACGCTCACTTGGCATCTGAATGGAGGAacatgaaatctttttttttttttaaaactcagcTTTTAAATGTACATTCAGTTTATATGTCCTagtgaaaatgaggaaaatgagaatttgtatttgtgttataTATCAATCCATTTAGGTAAATAAGGAGTAAAATTTTCATTAATGTGGTACCCTGGCACCTGGAAATGATTTCAATGGCATAAATAGACTGTAATTACATTTTAGATTAAAGCCTGGATTTTACTTGATTTAAACTCCAACACAAGATTGCTACTgatggttgattgattgatctcACAATTATATAGCATATTTACTATAGTATACttagtatatatagtatatacttAGTATACTATAGTATATACTATACTACTATTATATACATTTCTTGAGAAAAAATGCTTATTATCTTGTTACCCCTCATGTAGCATTCAAATATAAGAAAGTGTCTGTCTTGTATCCCAGTTTTTGGCTCACCTACTTTCTAATAGCAGATCCAAGTTTTCTGGAGACACAGCTCAAACACTGCCAACCATCACGATGACAGTGGAAACTGTCTCTTGACTGAAGGTAAGCTTTTGCTCTGAcatgccatctagtggatgtGACTTTGATCCCTTATAGGTTACattcatattaaatattcagGTAAATATGCCAAAACTGTCCACTTATGTGATTTACAGGTAACATTCCAAGATAAAGATTTGTCCTAATGTTAAAAAGTGTATGCTTGAGGCTCCCACCTCAGTGACAAGGATTGTTATATATAACACCATCCCTACAGTGAAACATGCTGGTGGTGAAATCATGtgttaaatcattaaaattagttccggattaaaaaaaaggttgtgATTGCATACTAATTCACCCCCATTGTTGTGAAACCCCTAAATTAGTTCGGGCTCCCCCAGCTGCCATCACCAAGCCACATAATTAGTTTAGTATTATGGGCTTGTTTAATATAGAGTTACGACAAACAATCAAGAATTAAGCCTATTTTAGTTCCAGGTTGAAACACTACAGGGAGGGTTAAATACTTATGGTAGCCAACGAATGTAAATACAGTCCTGCTCACCATTAATGGTACCCTTGATGGTTATGTAGATATGTGGAATATCTCCTGAAAAAGTTAATCAATGAGAAACACCTTTTTTCTACAGAGAACTGGTGTTTGATACAAAAGAGCTGAtaaacaacaattaaaaaaaaaacaaaaggagaaaaaaatctgaaaaacttAAAGCTTgctgtgacactggagactgaaGACAAAGGAGCTGTCTGAGGACATCAGAAGTGCTATTATTAGCAAACACAAGACCTCCAAAGGGTATAAGGCAATCT
The nucleotide sequence above comes from Hemibagrus wyckioides isolate EC202008001 linkage group LG01, SWU_Hwy_1.0, whole genome shotgun sequence. Encoded proteins:
- the LOC131356462 gene encoding C-C chemokine receptor type 4-like, with amino-acid sequence MATMSNNSTTLWDDMTPSITLTTEDFVIDPDGAPCVYEIHASRFVPVLYSLFFVVGFLGNMLVLWVILRCAHMKSMTDVSLLNLAIADLLLIFTLPFLAHHARGSWVFGNGMCKLVLGVYYIGFYSGIFFIVLMSIDRYLAIVHAVFALRIRTKACGILASMAIWIAAIAASFPELLYLGVENNVTTVCSAYPKNDDHNDVRSSAFIKMNILGLLFPLIIVGFCYSMVLQRLQTLRTSRKLAIRLVVTVMVVFFFCWTPYNIAAFLKVLELKGILEPECELSKKIQLMLQATEAIAYSHSCLNPFLYVFVGEKFRRHLSRLLLQTPCVHVQCMKIYMTRAASSVYSSQTTSVDERSLGI